A window of Sphingorhabdus lacus contains these coding sequences:
- a CDS encoding polysaccharide deacetylase family protein has protein sequence MLAQRADDKKSVLSTDYSDNFEFADLTALGSQRFLLTVDTEEEFDWGSPFSRQGYGTKHLAALPKFQELCDRHGIKPCYLVDYPIMEDPLGVELVSSYAHSNRAEIGVQLHPWVNPPFDEIVSHHNSYACNLPPELERAKLTNLFNAIVERTGITPDAYRAGRYGAGTHTTDILTDLGLSIDTSVRARFDYSEQGGPDYTHHPVSPYWIRKGTLLELPLTTVFSGAMRSAGNVVFGEWFGSQVARSMLARSNMLERIALTPEGIPLAKALEGIDLAIEERVPVINLSFHSPSLAVGYTPYVRTEEQLDDLYAWFSNVFQHLHDRGIRPTTMAEIKTASQFPWLV, from the coding sequence ATGTTGGCACAGAGGGCAGACGACAAAAAATCCGTTCTCTCCACCGATTATTCTGACAATTTCGAATTCGCGGATCTCACGGCTCTCGGGAGCCAGCGCTTTCTTTTAACCGTCGATACCGAAGAAGAATTTGATTGGGGTAGCCCATTTTCCCGGCAAGGCTATGGGACGAAACACCTTGCGGCTTTGCCAAAGTTTCAGGAATTGTGCGACCGGCACGGTATTAAGCCCTGCTATCTGGTTGACTATCCGATCATGGAAGACCCGCTGGGCGTCGAATTGGTCAGCAGTTATGCCCATAGCAATCGCGCCGAAATAGGTGTGCAACTTCATCCATGGGTCAATCCGCCCTTTGATGAAATCGTGAGCCATCACAACAGCTATGCATGCAATTTGCCGCCAGAACTTGAGCGGGCGAAACTGACCAATTTGTTCAATGCCATTGTGGAGCGCACCGGTATCACACCGGATGCTTATCGCGCCGGTCGGTATGGGGCAGGTACACATACCACCGATATTTTGACTGATCTTGGGCTTTCCATCGATACATCAGTGCGCGCCCGATTCGATTATTCGGAACAGGGTGGTCCGGACTATACGCATCACCCCGTAAGCCCTTACTGGATCCGCAAGGGAACCTTGTTAGAACTCCCGCTCACTACCGTGTTCTCCGGCGCCATGCGGTCTGCGGGAAATGTCGTCTTTGGCGAATGGTTCGGTTCGCAAGTCGCGCGCTCGATGCTCGCACGATCCAATATGCTCGAACGCATCGCATTGACGCCGGAAGGTATTCCTCTCGCAAAAGCGCTGGAGGGCATCGATCTCGCCATTGAGGAACGCGTTCCGGTGATCAACCTGTCATTCCACTCACCTTCGCTAGCCGTCGGCTATACACCGTATGTGCGCACCGAAGAGCAGTTGGATGACCTCTACGCATGGTTCAGCAATGTCTTCC
- a CDS encoding lysoplasmalogenase family protein has translation MAQDLAHKRPWLLASLLAGLSFPATWLFLPLEGSLYALIWKMAAVGFLVPFALRRHHEGEFALLALVLALYAVGDGLIELSMVAGALSFAAGHLVAIAIYFRHRRVGAVFSQKFLALCLFLLTPVIAYLMPGNSEEGLQVAAYSVILGAMAAMAWSSNFPRYRVGVGAVFFVISDLLIFARLGPLANSELTSLAIWYLYYFGVLMIAIGIAQTLVKRGHFPHGEE, from the coding sequence ATGGCGCAAGATCTCGCGCACAAACGTCCATGGCTATTGGCAAGCTTACTGGCGGGATTGAGTTTTCCCGCGACTTGGCTGTTCCTTCCATTGGAAGGTAGTCTTTATGCTCTAATTTGGAAGATGGCGGCGGTAGGATTTCTCGTACCTTTTGCCTTGCGGCGCCATCACGAAGGCGAATTTGCGCTTCTTGCCCTTGTTCTCGCTTTATATGCGGTCGGGGACGGCTTGATCGAGCTTTCCATGGTCGCCGGGGCGTTGTCATTCGCCGCTGGTCATCTGGTGGCGATTGCGATTTATTTCCGCCATCGCCGCGTGGGCGCGGTTTTCAGCCAAAAGTTTTTGGCTTTATGCCTGTTTTTGCTAACGCCTGTTATCGCCTACCTTATGCCGGGCAACAGCGAGGAGGGCCTTCAAGTCGCCGCTTACAGCGTCATTTTGGGTGCGATGGCCGCGATGGCGTGGAGCAGTAATTTCCCCCGCTACCGGGTCGGTGTCGGCGCAGTCTTTTTCGTTATTTCCGATCTTTTGATCTTCGCGCGCTTGGGGCCGCTGGCCAATTCTGAATTGACCAGCCTTGCCATCTGGTACTTGTACTATTTTGGCGTGCTCATGATTGCGATCGGAATTGCCCAGACTCTCGTCAAAAGAGGCCATTTTCCGCACGGTGAAGAATGA
- a CDS encoding Lrp/AsnC family transcriptional regulator encodes MANMNLDSIDLKLLAELQADGRITNVELATKVGLTAPPCLRRMRALEQSGTIKSYHADIDAASLGYTITVFAMVSLKSQAEDDLKAFEQHVRALPDVRECHMLNGEIDFILKIVARDLQSFQEFLTSKLTSAPNVNSVKTSLTIRTAKDEPGVPIPAV; translated from the coding sequence ATGGCTAATATGAACCTTGATTCGATAGATTTGAAGCTTCTTGCAGAATTACAGGCAGATGGCCGAATCACGAATGTGGAACTTGCAACCAAAGTCGGGCTGACCGCCCCGCCCTGCCTTCGCCGCATGCGCGCGCTCGAGCAATCGGGCACGATCAAATCCTACCATGCCGACATCGACGCTGCGTCCTTGGGCTATACGATAACCGTTTTCGCCATGGTCAGCCTCAAAAGCCAAGCGGAAGATGATCTGAAAGCATTTGAGCAGCATGTTAGGGCGTTACCCGATGTGCGGGAATGCCACATGCTTAATGGTGAAATTGATTTCATCCTGAAGATAGTCGCGCGTGATCTGCAGTCGTTTCAGGAGTTTCTGACGTCGAAACTGACGTCTGCGCCCAATGTGAACAGCGTTAAAACCTCGCTCACAATCCGCACGGCGAAGGATGAACCTGGCGTACCTATACCGGCAGTATAA
- a CDS encoding SDR family NAD(P)-dependent oxidoreductase, whose amino-acid sequence MTNTGAIIIGATGGIGGALVEKLSSDGNFESVVGLSRHSVPAINILDESSIAAAANHVRLSGITPELIIVATGILHKDGRGPEKSLRELDADWMIENYRLNAVAPALIAKHFLPLMPRTGRTCFAALSARVSSISDNRLGGWHSYRASKAALNMLIRNLSIEWQRKNPEAIIVGLHPGTVETGLSAPFKGNPEHERFSPAKAAGQLLDVLQGLETGDSGQVFAYDGRLIAP is encoded by the coding sequence ATGACAAATACCGGCGCAATTATCATCGGCGCAACAGGCGGCATTGGTGGTGCGCTGGTGGAAAAGCTCTCTTCAGACGGAAATTTTGAGAGCGTTGTGGGGCTTTCCCGTCACTCTGTTCCCGCTATCAACATTTTGGATGAAAGCAGCATTGCCGCAGCGGCCAACCATGTCAGGCTATCAGGAATCACCCCGGAACTCATCATCGTCGCTACAGGAATTCTGCACAAAGACGGGCGGGGCCCTGAAAAGAGCCTGCGTGAACTGGACGCCGATTGGATGATCGAAAATTATCGCCTGAACGCCGTGGCCCCTGCCCTGATCGCCAAGCATTTTCTACCCCTTATGCCGCGCACGGGGCGCACTTGCTTTGCAGCTCTTTCTGCGCGTGTGAGCAGTATCTCCGATAACCGGTTAGGCGGTTGGCATAGCTATCGTGCATCGAAGGCAGCGCTCAATATGTTGATCCGGAATCTATCGATCGAATGGCAAAGGAAAAATCCCGAGGCGATTATTGTCGGGCTGCATCCCGGCACGGTCGAAACCGGCTTGAGCGCGCCGTTTAAGGGCAATCCGGAGCATGAGCGGTTTTCCCCTGCCAAGGCAGCCGGCCAATTACTCGACGTGCTCCAAGGCCTTGAAACGGGCGATTCAGGCCAAGTTTTTGCTTATGATGGGCGCTTAATCGCACCCTAG
- the gyrA gene encoding DNA gyrase subunit A: MSDDSATLDPSDISPVDIVDEMKSSYLDYAMSVIVARALPDVRDGLKPVHRRILFASQEGGFVAGRPYRKSAKIVGDVMGNYHPHGDSAIYDALARMTQDWSLRVPLIDGQGNFGSMDPDPPASMRYTEARLNKVANALLDDLDKDTVDFQPNYDGSRQEPQVLPARFPNLLVNGAGGIAVGMATNIPPHNLGEVIKACLAYIDNPAISVDELIEIIPAPDFPTGPLILGQGGARAAYREGKGSIMMRARHEIEEGRGDRRSIVLTSIPFQVGKSGLVEKIAEAAKDKRIEGVSDIRDESSRKGVRIVIDLKRDATPDVVLNQLWRHTQAQSSFPANMLAIRGGRPEVLNLRDIIESFVRFREEVITRRTKFELNKARERAHLLLGLVVAVTNLDEVVRIIRGSASPAEARAALLARQWPIAEIAPYIKLVEAVEADVTGDSYQLSELQVRAILELRLHRLTALGRDEIGKELSGLAVSIAEFLAILGDRVKLYEVLRAELVAIDAEFSTPRICEITASWDGLDDEDLMEREEMVVTVTHAGYIKRTPLATFRAQARGGKGRAGMATKEEDAVTELFVTSTHTPVLFFSNIGKVYRLKVWKLPEGGPQTRGRPMVNILPLSEGEVISNVLTLPEDEAEWGGLSVVFATAKGYARRNSMDAFANVPSNGKIAMKFEGEDADDRLIGVELLSAEDDILLASRNGKAIRFAADDIREFQSRASTGVRAMKLIGDDQVMSLSILKRVGTSAEEREEYLRFAPWKPEKDGEPTLTAERIAEMADKEQFILTVCANGYGKLSSAYGYRRTGRGGQGITNIDNVERNGPVVASFPATKGDQLMLVTDQAKLIRMPLDSLRVLGRGTAGVRLFNVGENEHVVSAAKIDESDESEDTSDSAETGPAITDEGSAAE, encoded by the coding sequence GTGAGCGATGATAGTGCCACTCTAGACCCCTCCGATATTTCTCCGGTCGACATCGTCGATGAAATGAAGTCGAGCTACCTCGACTATGCCATGTCCGTGATTGTAGCGCGCGCTCTTCCGGACGTCCGCGACGGCCTGAAGCCTGTGCACCGCCGCATACTTTTCGCCAGCCAAGAAGGCGGATTTGTCGCAGGTCGCCCGTACCGTAAATCGGCCAAGATCGTCGGCGACGTGATGGGCAACTATCACCCGCATGGCGACAGTGCGATTTATGACGCGCTTGCGCGCATGACGCAGGACTGGTCGCTTCGAGTGCCTTTAATCGACGGTCAGGGCAATTTCGGCTCCATGGACCCTGATCCGCCTGCATCAATGCGCTACACCGAAGCGCGCCTGAACAAGGTCGCCAATGCACTGCTCGACGACCTCGACAAAGACACGGTCGACTTCCAGCCCAACTATGACGGCAGCCGCCAAGAGCCTCAGGTTCTGCCTGCCCGCTTTCCAAATCTGCTGGTAAATGGTGCCGGCGGTATCGCTGTCGGCATGGCCACCAATATTCCTCCACATAATCTGGGTGAAGTCATCAAGGCGTGCCTTGCCTATATAGACAATCCTGCGATTTCTGTGGACGAATTGATCGAAATCATCCCGGCACCCGATTTTCCGACCGGGCCACTGATTCTCGGCCAGGGCGGCGCACGCGCCGCGTATCGTGAGGGCAAGGGCTCGATCATGATGCGGGCACGGCATGAAATTGAAGAAGGCCGGGGCGACCGCCGTTCGATCGTTCTGACCAGCATTCCATTCCAAGTGGGCAAATCCGGACTTGTCGAGAAGATTGCCGAGGCCGCCAAGGATAAGCGAATCGAAGGCGTTTCCGATATCCGGGACGAATCAAGCCGCAAGGGTGTGCGGATTGTCATCGATTTGAAGCGTGATGCGACACCCGATGTTGTTCTGAACCAGCTTTGGCGCCATACGCAGGCGCAGTCCAGCTTCCCGGCTAATATGCTCGCCATTCGCGGTGGTCGCCCCGAAGTCCTGAACTTACGCGACATCATCGAGAGTTTCGTCCGCTTCCGCGAAGAAGTCATCACCCGCCGTACCAAATTTGAGCTGAATAAGGCGCGTGAACGTGCCCATTTGCTGCTGGGTCTTGTGGTCGCCGTGACCAACCTGGATGAAGTGGTCCGCATCATTCGAGGCTCTGCGAGCCCTGCCGAAGCGCGTGCCGCTTTGCTTGCACGGCAATGGCCGATTGCCGAAATCGCGCCCTATATCAAGCTTGTCGAAGCGGTTGAGGCCGATGTCACCGGCGACAGCTATCAATTGTCCGAACTTCAGGTTCGCGCGATCCTAGAACTGCGTTTGCATCGCCTGACGGCGCTTGGCCGTGATGAAATTGGCAAGGAACTTTCCGGCCTCGCAGTCAGCATTGCCGAATTTCTCGCCATATTGGGCGATCGGGTCAAGCTTTACGAAGTGCTGCGCGCCGAACTGGTCGCGATCGATGCCGAATTTTCCACGCCGCGCATATGCGAAATCACGGCGAGTTGGGATGGTTTGGACGACGAAGACCTCATGGAACGTGAGGAAATGGTCGTTACCGTTACCCACGCCGGATATATCAAGCGCACGCCACTTGCGACCTTCCGCGCACAGGCCCGGGGCGGCAAAGGCCGTGCGGGCATGGCAACCAAAGAGGAAGATGCGGTCACCGAACTGTTTGTCACCAGCACGCACACGCCGGTGCTCTTCTTCTCGAATATCGGCAAGGTTTACCGCCTGAAAGTGTGGAAATTGCCGGAAGGCGGACCGCAAACTCGCGGCCGTCCCATGGTAAACATCCTGCCGTTGAGCGAAGGAGAGGTTATTTCCAACGTGCTGACCTTGCCGGAAGACGAAGCAGAATGGGGTGGATTGAGCGTCGTCTTTGCAACGGCAAAGGGCTATGCCCGCCGTAACAGTATGGACGCATTCGCCAATGTCCCGTCAAACGGCAAAATTGCGATGAAATTTGAAGGCGAAGATGCGGACGATCGCCTTATTGGCGTCGAACTGCTCAGTGCCGAAGATGACATCCTGCTGGCAAGCCGCAACGGTAAGGCCATACGTTTTGCCGCAGACGATATCCGTGAATTCCAGAGCCGTGCCTCAACTGGCGTACGCGCCATGAAGTTGATCGGTGACGATCAGGTTATGTCGCTATCGATCCTGAAACGGGTCGGTACTTCGGCGGAAGAACGTGAGGAATATCTTCGTTTTGCTCCGTGGAAGCCGGAAAAGGATGGCGAACCGACGCTGACGGCCGAACGGATCGCCGAAATGGCCGATAAAGAGCAATTCATCCTTACGGTCTGCGCCAATGGTTACGGAAAGCTGTCTTCTGCCTATGGCTACCGCCGGACGGGACGTGGCGGACAGGGCATCACCAACATCGATAATGTGGAACGTAACGGCCCTGTCGTGGCTAGTTTCCCGGCGACGAAAGGTGACCAGTTGATGCTGGTGACTGATCAGGCAAAGCTTATCCGTATGCCGCTGGACAGCTTACGCGTTTTGGGCCGTGGCACTGCCGGTGTGCGTTTGTTTAATGTCGGCGAAAATGAACATGTAGTAAGTGCTGCCAAGATCGACGAGAGCGATGAAAGCGAAGATACATCTGACAGTGCTGAAACTGGTCCTGCAATTACCGATGAAGGAAGCGCTGCAGAGTAG
- a CDS encoding histidine kinase dimerization/phospho-acceptor domain-containing protein gives MRFDDRLETALRQANDSDYGAAAKWQQLVDILAQNPIDFDIEYVARGLQKVRDFLPIISPQTREQCVKSLAGRIMSAPLVLLLSGDIPAVASAAVSGARLSDEEWAEIVPTMPVRARGFLRNRKDLGPHTRRALSVWSSADFVLPLPAISSDKQMQNGVQIRDIVERIERLRTERQSTPVADISSAMDHFSELLTPVTEIRFETDENGTVSWIEGAPSGAVVGVDIAEPAFDEGPGPDAYGAAAFRQRMPLENARMRLCGAPSVAGDWRINASPFFDPVSGRFNGYRGIFRRPTVAESALLPTAAQQSSEHIQQLVHELRTPLGAIIGFSEIIEQQLFGPVTEDYRQLARNILNDAERLLAGFDDLTTAAKIEAGNFFAEPGATDCDWLTVRLADRLRGLSDLLQVTLNLVHAHPVRPFAVEKELAERIFSRLLSAVIIGCEPHEVLDGRFRTEPGVNATNRFVLTLPRKLLEMDEAELFGSGPAALDDSTEAPLLGLGFSLRLVRSLAKNVGGDLRFYNEALILSLPATNDGRTGIRDEERE, from the coding sequence TTGCGCTTTGACGACCGCCTCGAAACTGCATTGCGACAAGCAAATGACAGTGATTACGGCGCGGCCGCGAAGTGGCAACAACTTGTTGATATTCTGGCGCAAAATCCCATCGACTTTGACATAGAATATGTAGCGCGCGGCCTTCAAAAGGTGCGTGACTTCCTGCCTATAATATCCCCCCAAACGCGCGAACAATGCGTTAAATCTTTGGCCGGGCGTATCATGTCCGCACCATTGGTATTGCTTTTGTCGGGCGATATTCCCGCCGTAGCCTCCGCTGCTGTCTCGGGTGCGCGCCTTTCGGACGAAGAATGGGCGGAAATTGTACCCACGATGCCTGTCCGTGCCCGGGGTTTTTTACGAAACCGGAAAGACCTTGGTCCTCACACGCGACGCGCCTTGTCGGTCTGGTCGAGCGCAGACTTCGTTCTACCACTACCTGCCATATCTTCCGACAAGCAGATGCAAAATGGCGTCCAGATACGCGATATTGTTGAGCGCATCGAGCGGTTGCGCACCGAGCGGCAATCCACGCCGGTTGCAGACATCAGCAGCGCGATGGACCATTTCAGCGAATTGCTGACGCCGGTTACCGAGATTCGTTTTGAAACCGATGAAAATGGGACCGTAAGCTGGATTGAAGGTGCACCGTCAGGGGCCGTCGTCGGTGTGGACATCGCAGAACCGGCATTTGATGAAGGACCGGGTCCAGATGCCTATGGAGCGGCTGCCTTCCGCCAACGAATGCCCCTGGAAAATGCCCGGATGCGCTTGTGCGGTGCGCCTTCGGTCGCTGGCGACTGGCGGATCAATGCGTCACCTTTCTTCGACCCGGTAAGCGGCCGCTTTAACGGGTATCGTGGCATTTTTCGTCGGCCAACAGTGGCGGAAAGCGCGCTTCTGCCGACCGCCGCGCAACAGAGCTCGGAACATATCCAGCAACTGGTACACGAACTGCGCACGCCCTTAGGTGCAATTATAGGCTTTTCGGAGATTATCGAGCAGCAGCTTTTTGGACCGGTCACCGAAGATTACCGCCAATTGGCGCGTAATATACTGAACGATGCCGAGCGGCTGCTTGCCGGCTTTGATGATCTGACAACTGCCGCAAAGATCGAAGCAGGCAATTTCTTTGCCGAGCCCGGTGCGACCGACTGCGACTGGCTGACCGTCCGCTTGGCAGACCGTCTGCGCGGATTGAGCGATCTACTCCAGGTTACGCTCAATTTGGTGCACGCGCATCCGGTGCGGCCATTCGCGGTTGAAAAGGAACTCGCGGAACGCATATTTTCGCGCCTGCTGTCGGCTGTCATAATCGGATGCGAACCCCATGAGGTCTTGGACGGCCGTTTTCGAACAGAACCAGGTGTCAACGCGACAAACCGCTTCGTCCTAACGCTGCCCCGCAAGCTGCTCGAAATGGATGAAGCCGAACTTTTTGGTTCGGGTCCTGCCGCGCTCGATGATTCGACAGAAGCGCCATTGCTCGGTCTCGGCTTCTCCTTGCGGCTCGTGCGGAGCCTAGCCAAAAATGTGGGCGGTGATTTACGTTTCTACAATGAAGCGCTGATATTGTCTCTTCCAGCGACCAATGACGGCCGCACAGGAATTCGAGACGAAGAGCGAGAGTGA
- a CDS encoding NAD(P)H-hydrate dehydratase, protein MTFKLQLADGNSVAQPVLTMPAKDIHKYGRGHAVVMSGPALKTGASRLAARAALAVGAGLVTLIGDRAALDEQAAHVTAIMLKEFDPVSESLDGRVKAVAIGPGAGVTPETQQHVLKMLQAHVPVVLDADAITVFSESSQLLFKHLDQNDVMTPHHGEFSRLFPDFADDEPLAAACAAARRAGCVVVLKGPNTIIAAPCGKWAINRHSSPWLATAGSGDILTGLICGLLAQGVPSFDAAAIGAWLHGDIGIRAGPGLTADAMPDYIPLVLRGCLQED, encoded by the coding sequence ATGACATTCAAACTCCAACTGGCTGATGGCAATAGTGTAGCGCAACCGGTGCTGACCATGCCCGCGAAAGACATCCACAAATATGGCCGCGGCCATGCTGTGGTCATGAGCGGGCCCGCTTTGAAGACAGGGGCATCTCGTCTGGCAGCCAGAGCAGCGTTAGCCGTTGGTGCTGGTTTGGTGACCCTTATCGGTGATCGAGCGGCCCTGGATGAACAGGCGGCGCACGTTACGGCTATCATGCTCAAGGAGTTTGACCCTGTTAGCGAAAGCTTGGACGGTCGGGTCAAGGCAGTGGCGATTGGTCCGGGGGCAGGGGTAACACCCGAGACACAACAACACGTCCTCAAAATGCTTCAAGCCCATGTCCCTGTTGTATTGGATGCCGATGCAATCACGGTTTTTTCCGAATCTTCACAATTACTTTTCAAGCACTTGGATCAAAATGACGTCATGACGCCACATCATGGCGAGTTTAGCCGTTTGTTCCCCGATTTTGCGGACGATGAACCTCTTGCAGCAGCCTGTGCGGCCGCGCGCCGAGCGGGATGCGTTGTGGTGTTGAAGGGGCCGAACACTATTATCGCAGCGCCTTGTGGCAAATGGGCCATAAACCGGCATTCGTCACCCTGGCTCGCTACGGCAGGGTCCGGCGATATATTGACCGGGTTGATTTGCGGGCTCTTGGCGCAAGGTGTCCCAAGTTTCGATGCCGCAGCTATTGGAGCATGGCTTCATGGCGATATTGGTATTCGCGCTGGCCCGGGACTGACCGCCGATGCAATGCCCGATTACATTCCACTTGTCTTGCGAGGCTGTTTGCAAGAAGACTGA
- the trmFO gene encoding methylenetetrahydrofolate--tRNA-(uracil(54)-C(5))-methyltransferase (FADH(2)-oxidizing) TrmFO: protein MSKDYDVHIIGGGLAGSEAAWQLARRGFKVRLSEMRGSGDTTPAHQTDGLAELVCSNSFRSDDAESNAVGLLHQEMRSLGSLVMAAAEVAKVPAGSALAVDRDLFSETVTKELQNIGNIDIVRERVDEIPTDVPVIIATGPLTATNLAHNIMAKTGEDRLAFFDAIAPIVYHDSIDMDIAWYASRWDKGEGKDYINCPMDEAQYRAFHQGLLDSEKTEFKEWETNTPYFEGCMPIEVMASRGLDTLRFGPMKPVGLDNPKTGRWMHAVVQLRQDNKQGTLWNMVGFQTKMKHAAQVELFRTIPGLEKAEFARLGGLHRNTFIRSPILLDRQLRLKSAPHIRFAGQITGCEGYVESSAVGLMAGIMTAAQLNGGEILQPPTTTALGALLGHITGDAHADDYQPMNVNFGLFAPLDDKTHKKQRKAVMTARARADLAGWINAQKLSI from the coding sequence ATGAGCAAAGATTATGACGTGCATATCATTGGAGGCGGGCTTGCTGGTAGTGAAGCGGCCTGGCAACTTGCCCGGCGTGGCTTCAAAGTCCGCTTGTCCGAAATGCGGGGTTCGGGTGACACGACCCCAGCACATCAAACCGACGGACTGGCTGAACTCGTCTGTTCCAACAGTTTCCGTTCCGACGATGCCGAAAGCAATGCCGTAGGCCTTTTGCATCAGGAGATGCGCTCACTCGGTTCTCTTGTGATGGCGGCGGCAGAAGTTGCCAAAGTACCGGCGGGCTCTGCGCTGGCGGTAGATCGAGATTTATTCTCAGAAACCGTTACTAAAGAACTGCAAAATATCGGAAATATCGATATTGTAAGAGAACGCGTCGACGAAATCCCGACTGATGTGCCGGTCATCATCGCGACCGGTCCCCTAACGGCCACAAATCTCGCGCACAATATCATGGCAAAAACAGGGGAAGACCGCCTCGCCTTCTTCGACGCGATTGCGCCAATCGTTTATCATGACAGCATCGACATGGATATCGCCTGGTACGCTTCACGTTGGGATAAGGGCGAAGGCAAAGACTACATCAATTGCCCTATGGATGAAGCCCAGTATCGGGCCTTTCATCAAGGGTTGCTCGATTCTGAAAAGACGGAATTCAAGGAATGGGAGACAAACACGCCTTATTTCGAAGGGTGTATGCCGATCGAAGTGATGGCATCCCGAGGTCTGGACACGCTGCGCTTTGGCCCGATGAAGCCGGTGGGGCTTGATAATCCCAAGACTGGCCGTTGGATGCACGCTGTGGTGCAACTGCGGCAAGACAATAAGCAAGGCACGCTCTGGAATATGGTGGGCTTCCAAACCAAGATGAAGCATGCTGCCCAGGTTGAGCTTTTTCGTACCATTCCCGGGTTGGAGAAAGCAGAATTTGCGCGTCTGGGCGGCCTTCACCGGAATACCTTCATTCGCTCACCTATATTGCTGGATCGCCAATTGCGTCTCAAATCTGCGCCGCATATCCGCTTTGCCGGCCAGATCACGGGCTGCGAAGGCTATGTTGAAAGCAGCGCAGTCGGCCTCATGGCTGGAATCATGACCGCCGCACAATTAAATGGTGGCGAGATTTTGCAGCCGCCGACAACGACTGCTTTGGGGGCGTTGCTGGGTCATATAACCGGTGATGCGCATGCTGATGACTATCAACCGATGAACGTCAATTTCGGTCTTTTTGCTCCGCTTGACGATAAGACCCACAAAAAACAACGCAAAGCCGTAATGACGGCACGCGCCCGGGCGGACTTGGCGGGATGGATTAACGCTCAAAAATTGTCGATCTAA